A window of Mytilus edulis chromosome 10, xbMytEdul2.2, whole genome shotgun sequence contains these coding sequences:
- the LOC139492310 gene encoding E3 ubiquitin-protein ligase XIAP-like — translation MEYKHTWECDSGKSQEYISNLFSKDLCHTTAVTTLQTFNYPLQEIMDAVKLYVTREGNRNFTAEDLLMIIRRSNSASYIQVETDGPDAHQSSVPDRDTNSIIEENRQIEESKLCKICLENKVNVVFLPCGHICACSDCSPAIRKCAICREFIKNVMKVDVI, via the exons ATGGAGTATAAACATACCTGGGAATGCGATTCAG gTAAATCACAAGAATACATCAGCAATCTGTTTTCTAAAGATTTATGTCATACTACGGCTGTAACAACGTTGCAGACTTTTAACTATCCCTTACAAGAAATAATGGATGCTGTGAAATTATATGTCACACGAGAAG GAAACAGGAATTTCACCGCAGAAGACTTGTTGATGATAATAAGACGAAGTAATTCTGCATCATATATTCAAGTAGAAACTGATGGTCCAGATGCACATCAATCATCAGTACCAGACAGAG ATACAAACAGTATCATTGAAGAAAATAGACAGATCGAGGAAAGTAAACTGTGCAAAATATGTCTGGAAAATAAGGTGAACGTTGTGTTTTTGCCGTGTGGCCATATTTGTGCTTGTTCAGACTGTTCACCGGCGATTCGGAAATGTGCTATCTGTCGAGAATTTATTAAGAACGTCATGAAAGTAGACGTAATATAA